The Campylobacter concisus genome contains a region encoding:
- a CDS encoding tyrosine-type recombinase/integrase: MKYPLDCKDNFENSFIFWLTRYVKFKLSSLSNKELRDPKVLASVNYALGREVKNIDQLDGLVKSARNAGLTGINTYFNPLKKIYETMKFYELSSLKQIDEELLSEILASTTGGLSDASKKNYRISVINFFAFLDKQNEEDGKAHVFDINLKNWGGVSGNKGQKLPEFMGEDEVKKFLDAIEESDFKQNSNRNKLIIKTIIFTGIRVSEALNLKRKDITEDGDLFIIRIRGKGNKYRIVMIKRHLIEAHLNAIAINYINKEGYLFINKKGTRLTQAYVSRIVEQILFKAGIRKEKNGAHMLRHTFATMLYKKQKDLVLVQEALGHASLNTSRIYTHFDSDKLKLAAKVAEDLAN; this comes from the coding sequence TTGAAATACCCGCTTGATTGTAAAGATAATTTTGAAAACTCATTTATATTTTGGCTCACTCGCTACGTCAAATTTAAACTTAGCTCACTTTCGAATAAAGAGCTTCGAGATCCAAAGGTACTTGCAAGTGTGAATTACGCTCTAGGCCGTGAGGTAAAGAACATTGATCAGCTTGATGGTTTGGTAAAAAGTGCGAGAAATGCAGGGCTTACTGGTATAAATACCTACTTTAATCCACTTAAAAAAATATATGAAACGATGAAATTTTACGAGCTTAGCAGCCTAAAGCAGATCGATGAAGAGCTACTAAGCGAAATACTAGCTAGCACGACTGGCGGACTAAGCGATGCTAGTAAGAAAAATTACCGCATCTCGGTGATAAATTTCTTTGCATTTTTAGACAAACAAAACGAAGAGGACGGCAAGGCCCATGTTTTTGATATAAATTTAAAAAACTGGGGCGGAGTTAGTGGCAACAAAGGGCAAAAGCTGCCTGAGTTTATGGGCGAAGATGAGGTCAAAAAATTTCTTGATGCGATCGAGGAGAGTGATTTTAAGCAAAACTCAAATCGCAATAAGCTCATAATAAAAACGATAATTTTTACTGGCATTCGTGTGAGCGAGGCTCTAAATTTAAAGAGAAAAGACATCACTGAAGATGGCGATCTTTTTATCATTAGGATCCGAGGCAAAGGCAACAAATACCGCATCGTTATGATAAAACGACACTTAATAGAAGCTCATCTAAACGCGATCGCAATAAACTACATAAACAAAGAAGGCTATCTTTTCATCAATAAAAAAGGCACCAGGCTGACGCAGGCTTATGTTAGCCGCATAGTTGAGCAAATTTTATTTAAAGCCGGTATCAGAAAAGAGAAAAATGGTGCCCACATGCTGCGCCACACCTTTGCAACGATGCTTTACAAAAAGCAAAAGGACCTTGTTTTGGTGCAAGAAGCTCTAGGTCATGCAAGCTTAAATACCTCGCGAATTTACACACACTTTGATAGTGACAAGCTAAAACTCGCTGCAAAAGTAGCTGAGGATCTAGCAAACTAG
- a CDS encoding 4Fe-4S dicluster domain-containing protein: MQQTLNSRRSFIAAAGLFFATTALKASPKDFSGSGVRYGMAIDLTRCVGCQSCTMSCMLENDVQPGAFRTIVSEYEARDKSGKMAVIASLPRLCNHCNNPACISVCPTGASHQRSNGIVKIDTKECIGCALCVEACPYHARYLSLHTYKADKCTFCDHRLRAGLQPACVESCVGGSRIIGDLNDPNSNIRKFLATHETMVIDSPKNTNPQVFYHGVSEILAKNDKKLELDNGYKKVISWSEEIAQ, encoded by the coding sequence ATGCAACAGACCTTAAATTCTCGTCGCAGCTTCATTGCAGCTGCAGGATTATTTTTTGCTACGACCGCGCTAAAGGCATCACCAAAGGACTTTAGTGGTAGTGGCGTTCGCTACGGCATGGCGATAGATCTAACAAGATGTGTTGGCTGTCAGTCATGTACTATGAGCTGTATGTTGGAAAACGACGTTCAGCCAGGCGCTTTTAGAACCATTGTTTCCGAGTACGAGGCAAGAGATAAAAGCGGTAAAATGGCAGTCATTGCGTCACTTCCAAGGCTTTGCAACCACTGCAACAATCCAGCCTGTATTAGTGTTTGTCCAACTGGTGCTAGCCATCAAAGAAGTAATGGTATAGTAAAGATTGATACAAAAGAGTGCATAGGCTGCGCGCTTTGCGTAGAGGCCTGTCCATATCACGCAAGATATCTTAGCCTACATACCTACAAGGCCGATAAATGCACCTTTTGTGACCACAGACTAAGAGCAGGGCTTCAGCCAGCATGTGTAGAGAGCTGTGTGGGCGGTAGTCGTATAATAGGCGATCTTAATGATCCTAACTCAAATATTAGAAAATTTCTAGCCACACATGAGACTATGGTTATAGATAGCCCTAAAAATACAAATCCACAGGTGTTCTACCACGGCGTTAGCGAAATTTTGGCTAAAAACGATAAGAAACTCGAGCTTGATAATGGATATAAAAAGGTTATCAGCTGGAGCGAAGAGATAGCACAGTAA
- the eno gene encoding phosphopyruvate hydratase, protein MVFIEDVEAHEVLDSRGNPTVRATVRLSDGTEASAIVPSGASTGKREALELRDKDERYAGKGVLKAVSNVNEKIAEAIIGLDAYNQRAVDDEMLELDGTHNYSNLGANAVLGVSMAVARAAAKSLNIPLYRYLGGANASILPVPMFNIINGGAHANNSVDFQEFMIMPFGFSTFSEALRAATEIYHKLKSILNTAGHSTAVGDEGGFAPNLKDNEEPLKLISQAVKEAGYELGSQIKLALDVASSELYKDGKYELEGKKFSSDELISYYEKLCEKYPIFSIEDGLSEDDWSGWAELTKRLGSKVQLVGDDLFVTNEKILREGIEKNIANAILIKPNQIGSVTQTMQTVRLAQRNGYRCIMSHRSGESEDAFIADFAVALNTGEIKTGATSRSERNAKYNRLLEIELEAGEFLGDNI, encoded by the coding sequence ATGGTATTTATTGAAGATGTAGAAGCTCACGAGGTTTTAGACAGCAGAGGCAACCCAACAGTTCGTGCGACAGTTAGACTAAGCGACGGAACCGAGGCAAGTGCGATCGTACCAAGCGGCGCAAGCACAGGCAAGCGTGAGGCGCTCGAGCTTCGCGATAAAGACGAGAGATACGCTGGCAAAGGCGTTTTAAAAGCTGTTTCAAACGTAAATGAAAAGATCGCTGAGGCGATAATCGGCCTTGACGCTTACAACCAAAGAGCAGTTGATGATGAGATGCTTGAGCTTGATGGCACGCACAACTACTCAAATTTAGGCGCAAACGCAGTCCTTGGCGTATCTATGGCAGTAGCTCGCGCAGCTGCAAAGAGCCTAAATATCCCACTTTATCGCTACCTTGGCGGTGCAAACGCTAGTATCTTGCCAGTGCCGATGTTTAACATCATAAACGGCGGCGCACACGCAAATAATAGCGTTGATTTTCAAGAATTTATGATCATGCCATTTGGCTTTAGCACATTTAGCGAGGCGCTTAGAGCTGCGACTGAAATTTACCACAAACTAAAATCTATCCTAAACACAGCTGGACACAGTACAGCTGTCGGCGACGAGGGCGGTTTTGCTCCAAATTTAAAAGATAACGAAGAGCCACTAAAGTTGATCTCACAAGCTGTAAAAGAGGCTGGATATGAGCTAGGCAGCCAAATAAAACTTGCCCTTGACGTCGCTTCAAGCGAGCTTTATAAAGACGGCAAATACGAACTTGAGGGCAAGAAATTTAGCAGCGACGAGCTCATTAGCTACTATGAAAAACTTTGCGAAAAATATCCGATATTTTCTATCGAAGATGGCCTTAGCGAGGACGACTGGAGCGGCTGGGCTGAGCTTACAAAAAGGCTTGGCAGCAAAGTGCAGCTAGTTGGCGACGATCTTTTTGTCACAAATGAGAAAATTTTACGCGAAGGTATCGAGAAAAACATCGCAAATGCAATCTTAATCAAGCCAAATCAAATAGGCTCAGTCACACAAACTATGCAAACTGTCCGCCTTGCTCAAAGAAACGGATATCGCTGCATAATGAGTCATAGAAGCGGCGAGAGCGAAGATGCGTTCATCGCTGACTTTGCGGTCGCACTAAACACTGGCGAGATAAAGACAGGTGCTACTTCAAGAAGCGAGCGCAACGCAAAATACAACCGTTTGCTCGAGATCGAACTTGAGGCTGGAGAGTTTTTGGGGGATAATATTTGA
- a CDS encoding glycerate kinase — MRILVAIDSLKGSLSSLEAGLAVKEGLEEIGCEVVVKPIADGGEGSVEAMTDALGAKFIDTIVKNPLGIEILARYALKDNLAILEMSSASGLTLINPDERNPLKTSTFGFGQMIKDAIAKGARKFIIGIGGSATNDAGTGMLSALGFKFYDKDGTLLEGKGENLAKIYEFTDEDALKELKDCEFLVACDVDNPLYGMNGAAHVYAPQKGANGRMVKELDDGLKHFAALVKEKTNSKFHTQKGAGAAGGLGFAFVAFLGAKLRPGIEIITQTIALEDEIKKADLVITGEGRMDFQSSMGKTPTGVAKLAKKYHKPVIAFAGSVQKCAKDCHKNGIDAYFCILNEPVSLEEAMRKDVAIRNLKMTAEQVIRLYMLNYKA; from the coding sequence ATGAGAATTTTAGTTGCGATTGATTCATTAAAAGGCTCGCTTAGCTCGCTTGAGGCGGGCCTTGCTGTAAAAGAAGGACTAGAAGAGATTGGCTGCGAGGTCGTTGTCAAGCCTATCGCAGATGGTGGCGAGGGTAGTGTAGAGGCGATGACTGATGCACTTGGTGCAAAATTTATAGATACGATAGTAAAAAATCCACTTGGAATTGAAATTTTAGCTAGATATGCACTAAAAGATAACCTTGCAATACTTGAAATGTCAAGTGCTTCTGGCCTTACACTCATAAATCCGGACGAGAGAAATCCACTAAAAACTAGCACATTTGGCTTTGGTCAGATGATAAAAGATGCCATTGCTAAAGGTGCCAGAAAATTTATCATTGGCATCGGCGGAAGTGCGACAAATGACGCTGGTACAGGCATGCTTAGTGCACTTGGCTTTAAATTTTATGATAAAGATGGTACTTTGCTTGAAGGAAAAGGCGAGAATCTAGCCAAAATTTATGAGTTTACAGATGAAGATGCTTTAAAAGAGCTAAAGGATTGCGAGTTTTTAGTCGCCTGCGATGTAGACAATCCTCTTTATGGCATGAATGGAGCAGCCCATGTTTATGCCCCTCAAAAGGGTGCAAATGGCCGTATGGTAAAAGAGCTTGATGATGGGCTAAAGCACTTTGCAGCTCTTGTAAAGGAAAAGACTAATAGTAAATTTCACACACAAAAAGGTGCTGGCGCAGCTGGCGGACTTGGTTTTGCATTCGTGGCATTTTTGGGAGCGAAACTTCGCCCAGGTATTGAGATCATTACGCAGACTATCGCGCTTGAGGATGAGATCAAAAAGGCTGATCTAGTCATCACTGGCGAAGGCCGTATGGACTTTCAAAGCTCAATGGGCAAGACACCAACTGGGGTTGCAAAACTAGCAAAAAAGTATCATAAGCCAGTGATCGCATTTGCTGGAAGCGTGCAAAAATGTGCCAAAGATTGCCACAAAAATGGGATTGATGCCTATTTTTGTATATTAAATGAGCCAGTGAGTCTTGAAGAAGCGATGAGAAAAGATGTCGCGATTAGAAATTTAAAGATGACAGCGGAGCAAGTCATTCGCCTTTATATGCTAAACTACAAAGCATAA
- a CDS encoding AMIN domain-containing protein → MKKFWLVLSIFAASVFARENPFMPISELNTSVMTTNIIEKFDSFDSLSFKFPSDAALLLDVTIKYRANDGTIKEKRLADINKTIDYSDEFALNKVKNPEPVVAKKLDVSVTMANMPSQKVSTPVIIEKNETKISNKDRNKTSDMPTPNVVVIDLSTDKTKETTTKPEQKVVEIKIEPSTKPVDSVKNKKDVKFLGFISFLANDKELKIATKAKNLKHFAYEKNKIVLDLAKPPRSFKTKSLKLENEYFKNVIIGWHDRYFRVVLELDKMHKYKLEAAENGYLLKLL, encoded by the coding sequence ATGAAAAAATTTTGGTTAGTTTTATCTATATTTGCAGCAAGCGTCTTTGCTAGAGAGAACCCATTTATGCCTATTAGCGAGCTAAATACAAGCGTTATGACAACAAATATCATAGAAAAATTTGATAGCTTTGATTCTCTTTCGTTTAAATTTCCAAGTGATGCGGCACTTTTACTAGATGTCACCATAAAATATAGAGCAAATGACGGCACCATAAAGGAAAAAAGGCTAGCTGATATAAATAAAACTATCGATTACAGCGATGAATTTGCTTTAAATAAGGTGAAAAATCCAGAACCAGTTGTGGCAAAAAAGCTAGATGTTTCGGTCACAATGGCAAATATGCCTAGCCAAAAAGTAAGCACTCCTGTGATAATAGAAAAAAATGAAACTAAAATTTCAAATAAAGATAGAAATAAAACTTCAGATATGCCAACTCCAAATGTTGTAGTGATCGATCTTAGCACAGACAAAACAAAAGAAACTACCACAAAGCCTGAACAAAAGGTGGTCGAAATAAAGATTGAGCCTAGTACAAAACCAGTTGATAGTGTCAAAAATAAAAAGGATGTTAAATTTTTAGGTTTTATAAGCTTTCTAGCCAACGACAAAGAGCTAAAAATCGCTACAAAAGCTAAAAATTTAAAGCATTTTGCTTATGAGAAAAATAAGATCGTTCTTGACTTAGCAAAGCCGCCAAGAAGCTTTAAAACTAAGAGCTTAAAACTTGAAAATGAATATTTTAAAAATGTGATCATAGGCTGGCATGATAGATATTTCAGAGTGGTTTTAGAACTTGATAAGATGCATAAATATAAGCTTGAAGCCGCTGAAAATGGATATTTGCTTAAGCTTTTATAG
- a CDS encoding molybdopterin dinucleotide binding domain-containing protein, whose amino-acid sequence MQRREFLKRSAVLSTLTTSAILADEDKDDYKPQSNSLEPEFRVKDGKISLSDGHSVIFSMCHGCTTKCGIRLHVDDKNDKVVRCSGNPYHPLSNVHWANFDTSINDALLATTLSGEDEKRATVCARGAILPEMIDSPARILTPLKRVGKRGEGKWKSISFEQLVEEVVEGGDLFGEGHVDGLRAIYSDELIDSENPEYGTKRNQFLSFYLYDGRSDIVDRFVKKSFGTINHYSHGGICGGGFRVGGKIAHNAKGFAHTKPDYENSKFVIYWGTSPSNGGNPFQKQAKMLSYTRGMRDDFSYAVVDPSVTNAVKYASSDKGRWIAIKPGTDSALAMAMIRWIIENEKYATNYLIQPNLDQAKLAGEIHWCNATHLVVTEKGHKDYGKFALINNEWQVCSQDGKIQSYKVNEPAKLYYKGKILIDGKKVEVKSSMQLLKESAYKHSLEEYSKICGVSVEDIIWLCENFTKNGRQVSTNVHGGMMHTQAGMTTFAILCLNTLMGTYGYKGGNVNASAGTHEFLKGRYDLEGFEGAYKPNGLNLSRSGKYYETSSEYKRKVVAGGSGYPSTQPWYPISMPLVNETLTSHKAGYPYKVKVFINYMTNVLYGQAGLERAVLDVLKDSKNLPLFVGIDAFMNETNAYADYIVPDGVNLENWALPNSLWGTIAKTSVVRYPAVSSKQAKDKNGGVIDVEAFYIAVAKRLGLKGFGKNAFKDKDGNFMDLDVKEQYYAAALANLAFDGEGVKDISNEDKKLSKISKIMDKLDPYLKDEEKPKVAHVLAKGGRYDSYESAYKGDKTTIKVPAPTPASIYYEPLGGHRHSITGEYMPGVPTLMLPVASDGTPLEKFFPRSEWKYTVSSRKSNIQHFYTFVSPRLRAVHPSNFIRIAPDIASEQGIRSGDKVKVTTPYGAQVGEAFVTDGVASGVISIEHGFGHDEFGIRTHIVDGKPAFGIANLEKGVNHNKLGLLDPKRNGEFSLNDWLVGTCARQALPANIRKIG is encoded by the coding sequence ATGCAAAGAAGAGAATTTTTAAAAAGATCAGCCGTGCTCTCAACACTAACCACGAGTGCTATACTGGCAGATGAAGATAAGGACGACTATAAACCGCAGTCAAACTCGCTAGAGCCTGAATTTCGAGTAAAGGACGGCAAAATTTCACTTAGTGATGGACATAGTGTTATCTTTTCGATGTGCCATGGCTGTACGACGAAGTGTGGTATAAGGCTTCACGTAGATGATAAAAACGACAAAGTTGTAAGATGTAGTGGCAACCCATACCACCCACTTTCAAACGTACACTGGGCAAATTTTGACACATCGATAAATGACGCACTTCTTGCCACAACACTAAGTGGTGAAGACGAAAAGCGAGCCACAGTTTGCGCTAGAGGAGCGATATTGCCTGAGATGATAGACTCGCCAGCAAGGATACTAACACCGCTAAAGAGAGTTGGCAAAAGAGGTGAGGGCAAGTGGAAGAGCATAAGCTTTGAGCAGCTAGTAGAAGAGGTAGTGGAGGGCGGAGATCTCTTTGGTGAGGGGCATGTTGATGGGCTAAGAGCAATATATAGCGACGAGCTAATCGACAGCGAAAACCCAGAATACGGCACCAAACGTAATCAATTTTTAAGCTTTTACCTATATGACGGACGCTCTGATATCGTTGATCGCTTTGTCAAAAAGTCATTTGGCACCATAAATCACTACTCACACGGCGGAATTTGCGGTGGCGGCTTTAGGGTCGGTGGTAAGATCGCACACAACGCAAAGGGCTTTGCACACACAAAACCAGACTATGAAAACTCTAAATTTGTTATCTACTGGGGCACTTCGCCGTCAAATGGTGGCAACCCTTTCCAAAAACAAGCAAAAATGCTCTCTTATACAAGGGGTATGAGAGATGATTTTAGCTACGCGGTAGTCGACCCAAGTGTTACAAACGCTGTAAAATACGCATCATCAGACAAAGGCCGCTGGATAGCGATAAAGCCAGGCACCGACTCAGCTCTAGCCATGGCGATGATACGCTGGATCATAGAAAATGAAAAATACGCCACAAACTACCTTATCCAGCCAAATTTAGACCAAGCAAAGCTAGCAGGCGAGATACACTGGTGCAATGCCACACACCTAGTCGTCACTGAAAAAGGTCACAAAGACTACGGCAAATTTGCACTTATAAATAACGAGTGGCAGGTCTGCTCGCAAGATGGCAAGATACAAAGCTACAAGGTAAATGAACCAGCCAAGCTCTACTACAAAGGCAAAATTTTAATAGACGGCAAAAAAGTCGAGGTAAAAAGCTCAATGCAGCTTTTAAAAGAGTCAGCTTATAAGCATAGCTTAGAGGAGTACTCAAAAATTTGCGGTGTAAGTGTTGAAGATATCATCTGGCTTTGTGAAAATTTCACTAAAAACGGCAGACAGGTGAGCACAAACGTGCATGGCGGTATGATGCATACGCAAGCTGGTATGACTACTTTTGCGATACTTTGTCTAAACACACTCATGGGCACTTATGGCTACAAAGGCGGCAACGTCAATGCAAGTGCCGGCACACACGAGTTTTTAAAGGGCAGATATGACCTTGAGGGCTTTGAGGGCGCTTATAAACCAAATGGTCTAAATTTATCAAGATCAGGCAAATACTACGAAACAAGCTCGGAGTATAAGCGTAAAGTAGTAGCTGGCGGCAGCGGCTATCCATCAACTCAGCCATGGTATCCTATCTCTATGCCACTTGTAAACGAAACGCTTACGAGTCACAAGGCCGGCTATCCATACAAAGTAAAAGTTTTCATAAACTACATGACAAACGTACTTTACGGACAAGCAGGACTTGAAAGAGCGGTCTTAGATGTGCTAAAAGATAGTAAAAATTTACCACTTTTTGTGGGCATCGACGCCTTTATGAACGAGACAAACGCCTATGCTGACTACATCGTGCCAGATGGGGTAAATTTAGAAAACTGGGCACTTCCAAACTCTCTTTGGGGAACGATTGCTAAAACTTCAGTCGTGCGCTATCCAGCCGTTAGCTCAAAGCAGGCAAAGGATAAAAACGGCGGCGTGATCGACGTTGAGGCATTTTATATAGCCGTGGCAAAGAGGCTTGGACTAAAAGGCTTTGGCAAAAATGCCTTCAAAGACAAAGACGGAAATTTCATGGACCTTGACGTAAAAGAGCAGTATTACGCGGCTGCTTTGGCAAATTTAGCCTTTGACGGCGAGGGTGTAAAAGATATAAGCAACGAAGATAAAAAGCTTAGTAAAATTTCAAAGATCATGGACAAACTCGATCCTTATCTAAAAGACGAAGAGAAGCCAAAAGTGGCGCACGTGCTAGCAAAAGGCGGCAGATATGATAGCTACGAGAGCGCATACAAGGGCGATAAAACAACCATAAAAGTGCCAGCGCCTACGCCAGCTTCGATCTACTATGAGCCACTCGGTGGGCATAGACACTCAATAACAGGCGAATATATGCCAGGAGTGCCAACTCTGATGCTGCCAGTAGCAAGTGACGGCACGCCGCTTGAGAAATTTTTCCCACGCTCTGAGTGGAAATACACAGTAAGCTCAAGAAAGTCAAATATCCAACACTTCTACACCTTTGTTAGCCCAAGGCTAAGAGCTGTTCATCCTAGCAACTTCATAAGGATAGCACCAGATATCGCAAGTGAGCAGGGCATTCGCTCAGGCGATAAGGTCAAAGTGACTACTCCTTATGGAGCACAAGTTGGCGAGGCGTTTGTGACGGATGGCGTTGCTAGCGGAGTTATTAGTATCGAGCATGGATTTGGTCATGATGAGTTTGGTATAAGAACGCACATCGTCGATGGAAAGCCAGCTTTTGGGATCGCAAATTTAGAAAAAGGGGTCAATCATAATAAGCTTGGACTTCTTGATCCAAAAAGAAATGGCGAATTTAGTTTAAATGACTGGTTGGTTGGTACTTGCGCTAGACAAGCACTTCCTGCAAATATAAGAAAGATCGGCTAG